One Defluviitoga tunisiensis genomic window carries:
- a CDS encoding ADP-ribosylglycohydrolase family protein, with amino-acid sequence MKAWKNELKRRKNAKPSKLSEENWGKMQELSIFPDDLLLAFWESNVPGSDAPESMIVGAVQSVENMGRDVSKAEILLEKGFQYLTTGDYPKLKAITSEIFYLLDNAPIIESHSFHNYSRPLKWGEISKSFPQTKFTPSNNVDLKDKIHGGWLGQLAGGSMGTRLEGYTHDALEQVYGDELGHYIGEVSTLNDDVTYELIFLKTYEEKKKEISSTDIAKNWISYIPFGWSAELIALENIKRGIFPPVSGYFHNPFQEWIGAQMRCMVQGLIAPGDPYKAAKLAFIDSQVSHSGNGIYGGIHSAVMTSLAFVLNDPKKIIIESLQYIPKNTEFNKIVLDVIKYCQETSNWLTVLRKVENDFESYNWVHLYPNTAAVITSLWFGEGNFDESMKIVASFGYDVDCNAGEIGTILGIIYGKQNLPNHWSNPLKNCLETYLPFFKKMKISDLAEWTYELTNIT; translated from the coding sequence ATGAAAGCATGGAAAAATGAATTAAAAAGAAGAAAAAACGCTAAACCATCAAAATTAAGCGAAGAAAATTGGGGAAAAATGCAAGAATTAAGCATATTTCCCGACGATTTACTGTTAGCTTTTTGGGAAAGCAATGTACCTGGTTCCGATGCTCCAGAATCAATGATTGTTGGAGCTGTCCAATCAGTTGAAAACATGGGGAGAGATGTTTCAAAAGCAGAAATCTTATTAGAAAAAGGATTTCAATATCTAACGACTGGTGACTACCCAAAGTTAAAAGCTATAACCAGCGAAATATTTTATTTGCTCGACAACGCTCCAATCATAGAAAGTCATAGTTTTCACAATTATAGTAGACCTTTAAAATGGGGAGAGATTTCCAAATCTTTTCCTCAAACAAAATTCACTCCCTCCAACAATGTTGATCTAAAAGATAAAATTCATGGTGGATGGCTTGGACAACTTGCAGGCGGTTCTATGGGTACAAGATTGGAAGGATACACTCATGATGCTCTAGAACAAGTTTATGGGGATGAATTAGGTCATTATATTGGAGAGGTGTCTACTTTAAATGACGATGTAACTTACGAATTAATCTTCTTAAAAACATATGAAGAAAAGAAAAAAGAAATATCTTCTACCGACATTGCAAAAAATTGGATTAGCTACATTCCTTTTGGATGGAGTGCAGAATTAATAGCTCTTGAGAATATTAAGAGAGGAATTTTTCCGCCAGTCTCTGGATATTTTCATAATCCGTTCCAAGAATGGATTGGTGCCCAAATGCGATGTATGGTTCAAGGATTAATCGCCCCTGGTGATCCGTATAAGGCTGCAAAGCTTGCATTCATTGATTCTCAAGTTTCACACAGTGGAAACGGCATATATGGCGGGATACACTCTGCAGTAATGACCTCTTTAGCCTTTGTTCTAAACGATCCTAAAAAAATTATAATAGAATCCTTGCAATATATTCCAAAAAATACAGAATTTAACAAAATTGTACTTGATGTGATAAAATACTGCCAAGAAACGAGCAATTGGCTTACAGTTTTAAGAAAAGTAGAAAACGATTTCGAAAGTTATAATTGGGTTCATCTTTACCCAAACACTGCAGCTGTAATAACTTCTTTATGGTTTGGAGAGGGTAATTTTGATGAATCAATGAAAATTGTTGCCTCTTTTGGATATGACGTAGACTGTAATGCAGGTGAAATCGGTACAATTTTAGGAATTATATACGGTAAGCAAAATTTGCCCAACCACTGGTCTAATCCTTTAAAAAACTGTTTAGAAACATATCTCCCTTTTTTCAAAAAAATGAAGATATCTGATCTGGCAGAATGGACATATGAACTAACAAATATCACCTGA
- a CDS encoding ABC transporter permease, with protein MVKVLQGIFTVSFFHAIFRVTTPILFASLAALISDVCGIVNVGIEGLMLISALTGVVISALTQSAWSGMIVGVIVSALFSLLLAYFHLKLKTNIILAGIALNLMASGGTVFVLAVLTGQKGVSTALNSRVLPDIRIPFIDKIPILGEILSNHNVLTYIAFISVPLVWYFMYRMPLGLKFRTIGENPEAARSVGINVHRLQYLALVLSGLFAGLAGVYMSMGYVSWFVRDMAAGRGFMGLAAAAMGGNKPFLVMLAALLFGIADALSNYLQSLRIPSEIVHMIPYLITVVFLTIYAIFLHHKKMKKITFSADDA; from the coding sequence ATGGTTAAAGTTCTTCAAGGAATTTTTACAGTTTCTTTTTTTCATGCCATTTTTAGAGTAACAACCCCTATTTTATTTGCTTCTCTGGCGGCGTTAATTTCAGATGTATGTGGCATCGTAAATGTAGGAATTGAAGGGTTAATGTTAATATCGGCCCTAACCGGGGTAGTGATAAGTGCCTTGACACAAAGTGCTTGGTCTGGCATGATTGTTGGAGTTATAGTTTCAGCATTATTTTCTCTTCTCCTAGCATACTTCCATTTGAAATTAAAAACGAACATTATCCTTGCGGGAATTGCTTTGAACTTGATGGCGAGTGGTGGAACTGTTTTTGTGTTAGCAGTCCTTACTGGTCAAAAAGGTGTTTCCACAGCTCTTAATAGTAGAGTTTTGCCTGATATTAGAATTCCTTTCATTGACAAAATTCCTATACTTGGTGAAATTTTATCTAATCATAATGTATTAACATATATTGCCTTTATTTCTGTTCCTCTTGTGTGGTACTTTATGTATAGGATGCCTTTGGGTTTAAAATTTAGGACAATTGGAGAAAATCCTGAAGCTGCTCGTTCAGTTGGGATCAATGTCCACCGTCTTCAATACCTAGCACTGGTTTTAAGTGGTTTATTTGCAGGCCTTGCAGGTGTTTATATGTCGATGGGTTATGTTTCTTGGTTTGTTCGAGACATGGCCGCCGGTAGAGGTTTTATGGGTCTTGCAGCAGCTGCGATGGGAGGTAATAAGCCTTTTCTTGTTATGTTAGCTGCACTATTATTTGGTATTGCTGATGCTTTGTCAAATTATCTACAATCTTTGCGAATTCCTTCTGAAATTGTTCACATGATTCCTTATCTAATAACTGTTGTCTTTCTTACTATATATGCCATATTTTTGCACCATAAAAAAATGAAAAAGATTACTTTTAGTGCAGATGATGCTTGA
- a CDS encoding LacI family DNA-binding transcriptional regulator, whose product MPDKITIKEIAKEAGVSISTVSRVINGSSPVKKETKEKVLNAINKLNYYPDALARSLRVGYTDTIGIIIPNIANPFFATLVRGAEDYLRSKGYSLIICNSDNAVDQEKKLFNILAEKKVDGILYSGIGDHLEKFNHINIPIVFIDRVIKDNRFSYVCSNHYKGMEDLLNYLFETNHKRYVFISGKKEIFSAVERLRAFGNFVKKNKIEYKILEGEYTYESGLINGKKIKKLPDVVVCSNDLIAYGVIESFKERKIKVPQDVSVTGYDDITFSKMFSPALTTVRQPIYEMGKISAEIIHRLLIKKDDYIPVKLFQNQVIVRESTRNPRNK is encoded by the coding sequence GAAGCAGGAGTGTCTATATCAACAGTTTCACGAGTTATTAATGGCTCGTCTCCTGTTAAAAAAGAAACCAAGGAAAAAGTTTTAAATGCAATAAATAAATTAAATTATTATCCTGATGCTCTTGCAAGAAGTTTAAGGGTAGGATATACAGATACCATCGGAATAATAATACCAAATATTGCTAACCCTTTTTTTGCCACCTTAGTTAGAGGCGCAGAGGATTATCTTAGATCTAAAGGATATTCCTTAATAATATGTAATTCTGATAATGCGGTTGATCAGGAAAAAAAATTGTTCAACATTCTTGCAGAAAAAAAAGTAGATGGAATACTATACTCCGGAATTGGTGATCATCTTGAAAAATTCAACCATATCAATATCCCCATAGTCTTTATCGACAGGGTAATAAAAGATAATAGGTTTTCGTACGTCTGCTCTAATCACTATAAAGGAATGGAAGATCTACTAAATTATCTATTTGAAACTAATCACAAAAGATATGTTTTTATTAGTGGAAAAAAAGAAATATTTAGTGCAGTGGAAAGATTAAGAGCTTTTGGGAATTTCGTGAAAAAAAATAAAATTGAGTACAAAATTCTAGAAGGGGAATATACATACGAATCCGGTTTAATTAATGGTAAAAAAATAAAGAAATTGCCTGACGTAGTTGTCTGTTCAAATGATCTAATTGCCTATGGAGTTATAGAAAGTTTCAAAGAAAGGAAGATAAAAGTTCCCCAAGACGTAAGTGTAACAGGATATGATGACATCACATTTAGCAAAATGTTTTCTCCAGCACTAACAACTGTCAGACAACCTATATATGAGATGGGGAAAATCTCAGCAGAAATCATACACAGGCTATTGATAAAAAAAGATGATTATATACCTGTAAAATTATTTCAAAATCAAGTTATAGTAAGAGAAAGTACGAGAAATCCTAGAAATAAATGA
- a CDS encoding BMP family ABC transporter substrate-binding protein, translated as MKKRILKVATLLMLVFLLSITASAKLRIALLLNGNLGDMSFFDSAAAGMKTIEKELGATIKIIEAGPDPSNWEPALADLSEMGWDLIIVGTPTMAEFVENIAPLYPKQKYIFFDGSVDYSKGGLDNVYSIQYKQNEGSFLAGALAAMVTSSNLSFANPEKYIGFLGGMDYPIINDFLIGYIQGAKYIDPDIKVSISYVGNFVDAAKGKELSLAQYNQGVDVSFNVAGGAGLGQIEAAYEVKKYVIGVDSDQALLFEKHSPEKTEHILTSMLKRVDNSLVHAVKRYVEGTLEFGKMEALGLKEGAVGLADNKYYRQIVPEEMRKKIEELSDKIVNDEIIVNTAFGMSQEELEQIRSSVRK; from the coding sequence ATGAAAAAAAGAATTTTAAAGGTAGCAACGCTATTGATGTTGGTATTTTTGTTAAGCATCACAGCGAGTGCAAAATTAAGAATAGCACTCCTGCTTAACGGCAATTTAGGAGATATGTCTTTCTTTGATTCTGCTGCAGCTGGAATGAAAACTATAGAGAAAGAACTGGGAGCAACAATCAAGATTATAGAAGCAGGCCCTGATCCTAGTAATTGGGAACCTGCTTTGGCTGATTTGTCAGAAATGGGGTGGGATCTTATTATCGTTGGAACACCGACTATGGCGGAATTCGTGGAAAACATAGCCCCTCTATATCCCAAACAAAAATATATTTTCTTTGATGGTTCTGTAGATTATAGCAAGGGTGGACTGGATAATGTTTACTCAATTCAATACAAACAAAATGAAGGTTCATTTTTAGCAGGAGCATTAGCAGCGATGGTAACTTCCTCCAATCTTTCCTTTGCCAATCCTGAAAAATATATAGGTTTTTTAGGCGGGATGGATTACCCAATAATTAATGATTTTCTTATAGGTTATATCCAAGGAGCAAAATATATAGATCCTGACATTAAAGTTTCTATATCATATGTTGGTAATTTTGTAGATGCAGCTAAAGGTAAAGAGTTATCTCTCGCTCAGTATAATCAAGGTGTAGATGTAAGTTTTAATGTGGCAGGAGGGGCTGGCTTAGGACAAATCGAAGCAGCTTATGAAGTCAAGAAATACGTTATAGGTGTTGACTCAGACCAAGCTTTATTATTTGAAAAACACTCACCTGAAAAAACCGAACATATCTTAACTTCAATGCTAAAAAGGGTAGATAATTCATTAGTTCATGCAGTGAAGCGTTACGTAGAAGGAACACTCGAATTTGGTAAGATGGAAGCTTTGGGCTTAAAAGAGGGGGCTGTGGGATTAGCTGACAACAAATACTACAGACAGATAGTTCCTGAAGAAATGAGAAAAAAAATAGAAGAATTAAGTGACAAAATTGTAAATGATGAGATTATTGTTAACACAGCTTTTGGGATGAGTCAAGAAGAATTAGAGCAAATCCGTAGTTCTGTAAGAAAATAA
- a CDS encoding CehA/McbA family metallohydrolase, protein MKENINKSLSRYKPKNNFIVLVVSLLVLLSLLPQILMAISKDTNTVLGTVYGKVTDEEGIGIPAVLRFISPESDIFETHYTDWLGGFELHLPATRYTIEIMHGPEYEIARSSFTLVPNEKKKLTFSLSRLYDLSKIGWFGGDAHLHSSYSDGSDDVALVALAAISNGLSWAFLTDHNTVEGHSEWLAARRFLLSSTLLEQKQQFIAIPGEEITTELGHFNVAGNRELVGWTPSKGSEDLKRIFSEAVLKSSITIVNHPFAPDNLGYKNWELINFFNALEVWNGRYPPYMMENYEAMSFWFELLNQGMKIAGISGTDCHDITGEPYGSLSMAPSNVIIDYFPISSDFFDEHEAEFRSWFRSGLYPGNPRVYVNTPVLNEFNVLGALSRGNCFITNGPLVLVNIDDKGPGEVIPVIETKKLELDIKIMSNQPLSKIIIIQGGRIVKEKKLAGLTDYVTKVDIDPNIGDWIIVQVFGNYPLFAMTNPIYLDSDVQEVTSKVKIIGPESTLIYNGSVKVVSKTPNAMNALIQACIISGNSWREMGGLIVEIAGYEMQKSAGWMYEVNGEIPTVGAKDYFLKDGDEVVWYWSSW, encoded by the coding sequence ATGAAAGAAAACATAAATAAAAGTTTATCAAGATACAAACCAAAAAATAATTTTATTGTATTAGTTGTAAGCCTCTTGGTATTATTAAGCTTACTACCTCAAATTTTGATGGCTATATCCAAGGATACAAATACTGTATTAGGGACGGTTTATGGCAAAGTTACTGATGAAGAAGGGATTGGTATACCCGCTGTGTTACGCTTCATATCGCCAGAATCAGACATATTTGAAACACATTATACCGACTGGCTTGGAGGATTTGAATTGCATCTCCCTGCCACTAGATACACAATTGAAATCATGCATGGTCCCGAATATGAAATTGCTAGATCTTCTTTTACCCTTGTACCAAATGAAAAGAAAAAGCTTACGTTTAGTCTTTCACGTTTATACGACTTAAGCAAGATCGGATGGTTTGGAGGAGATGCTCATTTACATAGCAGCTACAGTGATGGAAGTGATGATGTAGCGTTAGTAGCCTTAGCAGCAATTAGTAACGGCCTTTCTTGGGCCTTCCTTACTGATCATAATACTGTTGAAGGCCATTCAGAGTGGCTAGCAGCTCGTAGGTTTTTACTATCGTCTACTTTATTAGAGCAAAAACAGCAGTTTATTGCTATCCCCGGAGAGGAAATTACAACGGAACTCGGTCATTTTAACGTTGCGGGAAATAGAGAACTAGTAGGTTGGACACCATCCAAGGGTAGTGAAGATTTAAAAAGAATTTTTAGTGAGGCGGTTCTCAAGAGCTCTATAACCATAGTAAATCATCCCTTTGCTCCGGACAATTTGGGTTACAAAAACTGGGAACTCATTAATTTTTTTAACGCTTTAGAAGTATGGAACGGAAGATATCCTCCTTATATGATGGAAAATTATGAAGCTATGTCTTTCTGGTTTGAATTACTTAACCAAGGCATGAAAATAGCAGGAATATCTGGAACTGATTGTCATGATATAACAGGCGAACCTTACGGATCCTTATCAATGGCTCCTTCTAATGTCATCATTGACTATTTCCCAATTTCTTCAGATTTTTTTGATGAACATGAAGCTGAGTTCAGGTCGTGGTTTCGTTCAGGCCTCTACCCAGGAAATCCTAGAGTTTATGTTAACACACCTGTACTTAATGAGTTCAACGTCTTAGGTGCTCTTTCCAGAGGCAATTGTTTTATTACAAATGGCCCTCTGGTGTTAGTCAATATCGATGATAAAGGACCCGGCGAAGTGATTCCAGTTATTGAGACAAAAAAATTAGAACTTGACATTAAAATTATGTCAAATCAACCTCTTAGCAAGATTATTATCATTCAAGGTGGAAGAATTGTTAAAGAAAAAAAATTGGCTGGATTAACTGATTATGTAACTAAAGTTGATATTGATCCAAATATTGGAGATTGGATTATAGTACAAGTTTTTGGTAACTATCCTTTATTTGCTATGACCAACCCGATCTATCTAGATAGCGACGTTCAAGAAGTAACTTCGAAAGTCAAAATCATAGGACCGGAATCAACGCTAATTTACAATGGAAGCGTGAAAGTCGTTTCTAAAACTCCAAATGCTATGAATGCTTTGATACAAGCATGCATTATATCAGGTAATTCATGGCGTGAAATGGGAGGATTGATAGTAGAAATTGCAGGATACGAAATGCAGAAAAGTGCTGGATGGATGTACGAAGTCAATGGTGAAATTCCAACTGTTGGAGCTAAGGACTACTTTCTTAAAGACGGAGATGAAGTAGTCTGGTATTGGAGTAGTTGGTAA
- a CDS encoding ABC transporter ATP-binding protein: MKTLIEMRGITKVYPNGVIANNRVNLEISSGEIHAIVGENGAGKTTLMKILAGFVKPDEGEIFYKGEKIKISSPSEALEKGIGMVHQHFMLVPSLTVAENIVLGMEPRKGLSFDLQKAISLTKEISKKYNMYVNPNSKVKDIPVGMKQKVEILKSLLRGAEILILDEPTAVLTPQETESLFESLLTLKKQGHTIIFITHKLKEVKKISDRITVMKKGRNVATIATQEVSEKEISQMMVGRDVIFEVEKLPVKPGKIVLEVKNLRAFSENGRMMLKNINFAVREREIVGIAGVAGNGQSELVEILSGLRKAERGQILINGIDITNKSTKIIRNNKVSHIPEDRMKYGTALEATVEENLISDRYDKPEFNRILILNKKKIQTETEKLVKEFNIAVNSVKTKIKMLSGGNVQKVVVAREISSNPCLLLANQPTRGVDIGGREFVHRKLIEMREKSVGILLISSDIDELMCLSDRLLIIYEGELVAAFSDVDKINEEEIGLYMLGIKKQNEITLREEMI; encoded by the coding sequence ATGAAAACATTAATTGAAATGCGAGGAATTACAAAAGTCTACCCGAATGGTGTAATTGCTAACAACAGGGTAAATCTTGAGATCAGTTCTGGTGAAATTCACGCCATTGTAGGAGAAAATGGTGCAGGTAAAACCACCTTGATGAAAATTCTCGCTGGTTTTGTAAAACCTGATGAAGGAGAGATTTTTTATAAAGGGGAAAAAATAAAAATTAGTTCTCCTTCAGAGGCACTTGAAAAAGGTATAGGTATGGTTCATCAACATTTTATGTTAGTTCCTTCTTTGACGGTAGCAGAAAACATTGTTCTGGGAATGGAACCTAGAAAAGGTTTATCTTTTGATTTACAAAAAGCAATTAGTTTAACAAAAGAGATTTCTAAAAAATATAATATGTACGTTAATCCAAATAGTAAAGTGAAAGATATACCTGTAGGAATGAAACAAAAAGTTGAGATCTTGAAGTCTCTTCTCCGTGGTGCAGAAATACTTATTCTTGATGAACCAACCGCTGTGTTGACACCACAGGAAACCGAAAGCCTTTTCGAATCTTTACTAACTCTTAAAAAACAAGGCCACACAATTATTTTCATAACTCACAAACTAAAGGAAGTTAAAAAAATTTCCGACCGTATAACAGTGATGAAAAAGGGTCGAAACGTAGCAACTATAGCAACCCAAGAGGTTTCAGAAAAAGAAATATCCCAAATGATGGTCGGGAGAGATGTAATTTTTGAAGTTGAGAAACTACCGGTAAAACCTGGAAAAATTGTCCTTGAGGTTAAAAATTTGAGAGCTTTTAGTGAAAATGGGAGAATGATGTTGAAAAATATAAACTTCGCGGTCAGAGAAAGAGAAATAGTTGGAATTGCAGGTGTTGCTGGTAACGGGCAAAGCGAATTAGTCGAAATTTTATCAGGTCTCCGAAAAGCAGAAAGAGGACAAATTCTAATTAATGGAATTGATATCACAAATAAGAGTACAAAAATCATTAGGAACAATAAAGTATCTCATATTCCAGAGGATAGGATGAAATATGGAACAGCCCTTGAGGCTACTGTTGAAGAAAACCTTATCTCGGATAGATATGATAAACCCGAATTTAATAGGATATTAATATTAAATAAAAAGAAAATTCAAACAGAAACAGAAAAACTAGTTAAAGAATTTAATATTGCAGTAAATTCAGTTAAAACAAAAATTAAAATGCTCTCAGGGGGTAATGTTCAAAAAGTGGTTGTGGCTCGTGAAATTTCTTCAAATCCTTGCTTGTTGCTCGCAAATCAACCCACTCGAGGCGTAGATATTGGAGGGAGGGAATTTGTCCACCGTAAATTAATAGAAATGAGGGAAAAATCTGTGGGTATACTCCTGATTTCCTCTGATATAGATGAACTAATGTGTTTGAGTGATAGACTACTGATAATCTATGAGGGTGAATTAGTAGCCGCATTTTCAGATGTTGATAAAATAAACGAAGAAGAAATAGGTTTGTATATGTTAGGAATTAAAAAACAGAATGAAATAACTCTGAGGGAGGAGATGATATGA
- a CDS encoding ABC transporter permease encodes MKKIQVFDILRILIALLIAFFIGFIIILLVSEEPLYAFKLFLVGPFSSLRRIGNLVEMTIPLIFTGLAVAVAFEAGQFNIGAEGQFFFGAALATIMGIIFKIPAILHVPLALLGGIVGGGLVGGIPGLLKAKWQVNELVSSLMLNFIFLHFSLYLVNNHFRDVHTGIMASWKIEETAWLKQFIPGTRIHVGVFISIIMVIFTYYFLYRTKWGYALRMTGINKDFAIYSGINVASVIIYSQVISGALAGLGGAIEILGIHHRFQWQALPGYGFDGMIIAIMAKNNPAFIPIASLFLAYIRKGAEVMNMMSDVPAEVVNIIQAIIIFFVTAEAFLSKYQHKLVVKEVTTNG; translated from the coding sequence ATGAAAAAAATTCAGGTGTTTGATATTTTACGAATTTTAATCGCTCTTCTAATTGCTTTCTTTATAGGATTTATAATAATATTGTTGGTAAGTGAAGAACCATTGTATGCTTTCAAATTATTTTTAGTTGGTCCCTTCTCCAGCCTGAGACGTATAGGTAATCTTGTTGAAATGACAATTCCTTTAATTTTTACTGGTTTAGCTGTTGCTGTAGCATTTGAAGCAGGACAATTCAATATTGGAGCAGAAGGTCAATTCTTCTTTGGAGCAGCTTTAGCAACTATAATGGGAATCATTTTTAAAATCCCAGCAATTCTGCATGTTCCATTGGCATTATTAGGGGGTATAGTTGGAGGTGGTTTAGTCGGAGGGATTCCTGGGCTTCTAAAAGCTAAGTGGCAAGTTAATGAATTAGTTTCTTCTTTAATGCTAAATTTTATTTTCTTACATTTTAGTCTCTACTTAGTAAATAATCATTTTCGAGATGTACATACGGGTATTATGGCTTCCTGGAAAATAGAAGAAACCGCTTGGTTAAAACAATTTATACCAGGAACCCGCATTCATGTAGGTGTCTTTATTTCAATCATAATGGTCATTTTTACTTATTACTTCCTTTATCGTACAAAATGGGGGTATGCTCTTAGAATGACGGGTATTAATAAAGATTTTGCAATTTACTCAGGTATTAATGTCGCATCTGTAATTATTTATTCTCAAGTAATTAGTGGGGCTCTTGCTGGATTAGGTGGAGCTATCGAAATACTGGGTATTCATCACCGATTTCAGTGGCAAGCATTACCAGGGTATGGCTTTGATGGAATGATAATTGCTATAATGGCTAAGAACAACCCAGCTTTTATTCCTATAGCGTCATTATTTTTAGCTTACATTAGAAAAGGGGCTGAGGTAATGAACATGATGAGCGATGTTCCAGCAGAAGTTGTAAATATTATCCAGGCAATAATAATTTTCTTTGTAACAGCTGAAGCTTTTTTAAGTAAATATCAACATAAGCTAGTGGTTAAAGAGGTGACAACAAATGGTTAA